The DNA sequence TTCCttctgtttgtttttgaattatggAATTGAAATATGTTCAAATATGTTAGTATTGAGCTTCTCTTCATGGTTGCTGACAGATTAATATGATAGATTTTGCTTGTGTTTATTTACGTTATGTGGATGGACGACAAGCGTTGAACTCATCTCCCCTGGTTTCAGTCTATTAAAACTTGACATGTGTTCCCAAtcataatagaaaaaatataatagaatcACATGAGATACGTGTGAGCACAATTAGAAACTCAACAAGcatctatgttttaattttaggTCAATTTGGAGGTTTGATATCGAGTTCTCCTTGAAATGAATATCTTATGTAAAAGATTCAGTGTCAATAAATCTAAAGGTATTAATGAtctttgggtcaattggtatcgGGTTTTTTGTgtttgggtcaattggtatcgGGTTTTTTTGTGTATATCTCTAGATTTTGGTGTTTGTTgcttttctcaaaataaataagtaaataaataaatctaaaggtCGTTTGTTTCTAGTGTTTGGTTTAAACCATAGAGGAAGACTTTGCATTAATATATGGATGACAAGCCTTTTTTTCTGTGCAAATAAATGTACATattatagatttatttatttattttgtttgaagtAAATATCAGTTTCTAAAAGAGGGTAGAGTAGATTCAATCTTCTCATTGATCAACTTATTAAAATTGTACTTTTTagtgataaatttattttattaaattgtttttcataATCATAATGCGCTTCAATGtatacatttttataaattttttagtaaagcAATTTTTTAAGaagtaataataaatcatagcaatcatttttttatcaaacaaaattacataaaaattataaataatattaataatcattttacttgtattaatatataaatagaataTATCAATTGCCGACATTAAAAACTTAGACAGCTTGTCAATCTTCAAAATACTATGATATACAAaagttaatatttcattttccttttttttagattttaggttttttttattttatttatttatttatttatgaattggATAAATTATTTATCTCAACTAGAAGAAGTTCATACTTCAACCTCTCATTTGGTTAAGAAAAACcatcctcatatatatacatattgagaaaattttaaaaataaaaaaacttacattttacaaatttgagaaagaaaaacaaggttttttttttcatattcaagCTACATGGTTTCTcctattaacaaaattaaaaaaaaaatgttaatgatgttaaacaccttttatttaatggatcttaatttatcaatttatttaaaagttaaatataGGAGGATGAACCTTTAAATCCAACATGATAAATAGTGTAAGTAGtatgactaaaaaaaaaaaactcaccttACCTAATGCTGCGAAGAGAAGTTGATCTTTAACATCTTATTTAGTACTTAAAACAAATTACTGTTCTTATAAaggttctttttttaataaaatgtggtGAAGCCATGTATTAAGGTATGCACATAGGTCGGAATGATCATACAATTTGTGCACCATAATCTGGGCACTAGCGGTTTAGTACAATTTGTGCACCATactgtgaaaaaaataatttatatattttttcagacAAAGGCAACAAGTTATAAGGCGAAAAGGACAAACGGGTATAGATTCACTAATAGCTTGACTGACCTCCTGTAAATAATCTCCGGTCATGCAACTCTGGAGGAGAAAACAAGAGATATTTTTCACACATAACTTCCATACATGACCCAGAATGTGAATTGTAATATGAGAGACTCGAATTTGAGACCTCTCAATCATAAGCATGGGTTGGGGTAGCCCACAGGTCccataatttattttcaaaactaaataaataaaatgtaaaaataaataaaacctaaaTTGTCATTCCTGGTTATCTCAAgtttttcatgaataaaaatgGTTTATTTCAATGATGACCACAAATGTTTATAACTCATATCCCCGTGGcctcaaatgttttttttttataaccggATGACCACATAACTTTTCTCGAGTAGCACCCATAGCCATAAAGGCATATTTGGAGGCTATTTCTGGCGACTTCCACGTCAGCCAAGTCATGGGAAATAAGTAATAACCCGTTCACGTGAGTTAAGTCGCCTGAAATAACCTCCAAGAAGGCCTTTATGACCACATGTGCTACTAGagaaaacttatgtggttatccagttataaaaaaaaatatttatgaccACAATGATATAAGTTACAAATATTTGTGGCTACCAGTGAAATGAAGCCGGAATAAAAAACCCCCAAATTTTGTGCCTAATTCCTCTGCTTTTGATTCAAAGGTCTTCTCCCTCCAAATGCAATGGCAAACCCTAATCAGATCAAgatcccatcttttctccatcctcacctccacctccacccttctccatctccatcaaACCCTAGCCTTCACCATCACCTCCGGCCTTCTCCACGACCCCTTCTCCGCCGCTCGCCTCATCGCCGCCGTCGCCGCCACTGACCTCTCCCTCGCCCACCTCACCTTCCTTCACTCCCCAACCCCCTCCGCCTTCGCCTTCAATTCCCTCATCCGTGCCCACTCCTCCGGCCCTTCTCCATCCGTCTCACTCCTCCTCTTCCGCCGCATGCTCCGTCGTCGTCTCCACCCGGACCGCTTCTCCTTTCCCTTCCTCTTCCGCGCGGCTGCCCGCGCCACCACCGACCCCAACCTCGTCTTCTCCCTCCATTCCCTTGCGCTCCGCCATGGCGTCTCGCTGGACCCCTTCGTTGCCACTTCGCTGCTCCACGCTTACGCTTCTTTCGATGCCTTCGATTCTGCTCTCAAGGTGTTCGATGAAATGCCTCTGAGAACGATAGTCACTTGGAACGCCGTCATCTCCTGCTGTTCCAAGTCTGCGCGCAATCTCCACGGGTTAACACTCTTCAGTGCGCTCCTCCAATGGCGAGACTTGCGCGCAAACGCTGACACTCTCATTGCCGCTCTATCCTGCTGCAAAGGCCTCAACACCTTGTGCCATGGTAAGAGCTTGCACGCACTAGCCATTCGATTGTGGCTGGACGCATTGGTGGAGCTGAGCACGAGCTTGGTGCACACGTACGTGAAATGCGGTGGTTTGGATTATGCGAAGAAGGTGTTCGATGAAATGCCTGAGAGAGATGTGTCAGCGTGGACGGCGATGATTGGTGGTATGGCGATGCATGGACGTGGAGAGGAGGCTGCGGAGTTATTCAGGCAAATGAAGGTTAGTGGTATTGAACCAGACTCTTTGACATTTACTAGTGTTTTGCATGCATGTAGTCATTGTGGGTTGGTGGAGATGGGAATGAGGATTTTTGaggagatggaggagaggaaggTGGTGAGAATGGAGCATTATGGGGTGGTGGTGGACATGTTGGGAAGGGCAGGGTTGATGGAGGAGGCTGAGAAGTTTGTAGAGAGGATGGATATGGAGCCAAGTAGAGAGGTTTGGGGGGCATTGTTGAATGGGTGTTTGGTGAATGGGGAGGTGGAGATGGGGAAGAGGTTGGAGAGGAAGTGTGtggagttagggttagggttagggctGGGGAAGGAGGGTGGGGGGTTTATGGTTGGGGTTTCTAATGTGTATGCTAGGGAAGGGAGGTGGGAGGAGGTGGGAATGGTGAGGGAGAGGATGATGGAGAAAAAGATCAGGAAAGAGAAGGGTTTTAGCTTGGTTGAGAGGGGACCAATGATTTCGTGTAGGTCATTTTGATGTTGATGCAAATTGGTCATTTTGATGTCGAGGTAAGTGTAGGATTGATGCTCGAACTAGGTATGTCTGGTCAATTTGGTTCTTGAACTCAAACGTGGATATTTTGTGTTTAACTGCGAAAAACTGGGGTAAAGCATCCCAATGTTTCTCTTGATTTAGAggctcaaattattttttttcttagttcaaACACGAAAATAATCCACTTTTCTCTTCTCTCAGTGAAGAGATCAACATGAGCCAGTTTTCTCTTAGTTTAGAGACCAAAATGCTGTTAGTTCAGAGACCTGAATGATCCCTTTTTATCTTAGTTTCAGAGCAACATGAcccggtttttttttttagttcaaagATCAAATTGGCATACATTTCTCAATTAGGTCATAGACcaaacttttttgtttttctcttagTTCATAGACTAAATTGATCCCTtttttctcttagttaagaaGCTAAAACAATCCTGTGTTTTTCTTAGTTCAAAAACCAATGTGACCCTGTTATTCACTTAAATGCATATATTAAAATGActcgctttttttttttcttagttcacAGACCAAAATCTCCTGTACTTCTGTTACTTTAGGGATGAAAATCCGGCTTCTCTCCCAgatcaaaaaccaaaacaaccCATGTTTTAGTTAAGGGACCAAGTTGACCAAAGACGCTTTGGTTAAGGATCAATGTTGTGCTCACGCATTTCTGTACAGATTAATAGTTCATTATTGAGGAAGGTTTAATCTAAATGATGAGTGATAACTAACATTTTAGAATCCAATGATCTACAAAGCTGACATGATGAGAAGGAGCTACCACACAGGATTCTTTAGGTTAAATCATGTGCctattattaatgttttatacTCAACAGTTATATTTGCTAGCTTTTAAACCTATACAAATGGTGTATAAGAAATACAAAGTTActcatattttacaaataaaattttgtaaaaagggttatatttattttggaaatgacaAAGATCATGGAAAGCAGTGTTGTTCTTTTCTGTTGGTTTATATAAGAAGCAGGAGAAACAAAAGCATTTATTCATGCACCTACcagaaaaacataacaaaaatagGGAAACagaatattattaaaatgaccAATATTGCATTTCATAATATTAGTATTTGAAATAgtgatattgaattttttaatttttttaatttttggccCCACTTTAGATCGGCGGGATTAACTGACCTAATATAGTAATGTTAGACTTAATCAAACCCCTTTTTGAAATGTGTTCTTTAGGAGAATCTTGAATGAAGCTTTGCTCATTCAAGCTTGGCTTATTAAACCTCATGAGATGCAGGTGGCATGAGATTAtgatttgagaaaaaaagctaATGCTTATCAAATACTCAAGAAGTCTATTATTAGGTAAATCAAATTTATACAAATAGCATTGTGAGTGCTTGTGTTAAGTAAAATTCCAATATgaaacatttcatttttttcttagacTTGAACTTCAGTGTGAGACAGTTTCAAATGGAGAATTCCTCTGGTGGGATTGTTACACAAAGTTCATGTTATGTGTAATACTTGTCATCAGTTAAAGTTAAACTTAAATAACAgataaaatacttttttttttctgtttaattGATTGTTTTATATGTTAAGGGCTGTTGGCATTTGATACTTATTTGGTATCACATAGTTCATGCCATCTGATTATTTGTCATTGGTTTTATTAAGCCATTTGCTTTCCAACAAAACCTGCTCTTCATGATGCAGGGAAATTTTGGAATCAATTTATATGTTTGCATATAaatcctttaaaaaaattttatattgtaCTCTATCTTATCAAATCCGTAAGTTTACGAcaaatttatgtattattttattaattcatctTAAACTTAGCATGTTTATTTCAAGCTATATGCAAATGAGTAATATCTCTTTATTTAACTCTTTGAATTTAGCATGCttgtttttaggtttttttaacccaaatttaTTGTCTCTATGAACGTCTAGTTATGTCAACTTCTTCtgcatttataaattttaaaaagaaataaatttttatatgtctGTTAAAATAGGTCTCTATTTATATTCCAGTTTAAATAATCTCATACATTTatgctttttaaaaatttgtaatgATATATGCAGACATTTTAAAACAAATGCGTTTTAGCATAAACTTACATAAACTAATTTTATGTACTATATAGTTCatcttttgaattattttaagttaaaaatttataattataatatatagcTACCATGATTTATATCTTAGTACAAACATGTACTGCTCATAAAGATATagttaaaaacatttattttacgtgtaatttttttatttttatttttatttattttattttattttatttatttattttttgtggtgAGGGCATTTGTTTtatgtgaaataaataaataaaattgtgttATGCATTTTCAATAATCCTGGCTAAGTCTTTATTCTCCATTGTGCATTTTTCATTTCACATGTTAGTAGTGAAATCTAacttagaaatttatttatttatttatttatttatttatttattattattattgttgttgtatataTGGGTTGTGTTCTGTTGCAGTGGAAATATAACtttttgtatttgaattttGTAATGGAAAAAATTTTAGTGTGAAATTATTCCCAAGTTATGCTTAATactgatttaattaatattatttgtataagtaAATTAACTTATGTCACAAGTTTTAAGGTTGGATGGAAGCATGAATGAAATGtgaggtaatttttttatatttaaaatttatgtatttatttatttatttgaaaaataaatcttcTCAAGTAATTTCAGTGGTATATCTTTTGAACAAAAAGTTTCTcgaattataattttatcaaaaaaatattaaaaaattgataaacttatattttaacataaaaatatttattccctctttctttcttaattgtcacaatttgaagtttttttaattatttatctatttaaaaattttgtgcaatattcatattttttttacatttacattttaatttaatgtatttatataattttcaataaatcataattaattaagtattaaattatatgCTCTACTTAGTGAAGTTTTAAATAGtgataattttggaaagtaataaatttttttataaaatataagcaatcaactaattttaattaattttttttaatcggtgTAAATTAGGtaaatttgacaaataaaaaaaatagaaaaatatttttaaagaatttgcattttaaaacttatttttttatatatattttgaaattttctgaattttttttaatgaatttagtttatttagtttatgttaatttaactaaggttttttatttatgagACAAAGAATCattattttctcttaaaaaaaattattgtaaaaatatgCTCACTTATTTTGTAGACTCCATATCATATGCAAAAACACTTCTTTGCAATGCcaagacaaacaaataaatatatatatatatatataatacaaactCTAATCATTGACATAAACTCTGTAAcatcccaaaaaaaacataaagaaaatggcAATCAATGGCAGGAGAGCAGATGCAACCAAGGTAACCTCACCCATGTGGACAAAagctctaaaaaaatataagcaatgtgtgtatatatatatatatatataatattagaagaTTTAGCTTCTAATTACCAACCACCAATATACATTCTTTAATTAGTTGTTGGTTGGTGGAAATGTACTGCTATTAAGTCCAATTGATGCATCTTCATTTCAATGGAAAAAGCTTGAATATTGCATCTCAATTTTCCTTCACATTCATAAGATCTacataactaaatttatttatttttaaatattatggacAAGCTACCGTAAACatgcacatttttttattattatatctcaACCATATATTGGAAGGGAGTTgaacttttgattttttgtatggGAGTCAAGTGCTTTATCACTCAACTATTTTGATAGTAATATATTTTAAGttcatcaaaatatattcatacttacacaaaacataaatacaagtgaataaaattaataataataattattattattattataataagtGTAAACAACTTAATTAGTCTCtatttttccctccttttattatttcaatcattcaattttaaaaaaaaaatataattttgccttctatatttagttttttattataataatatcactTAAGCCTACAATGTTAATGACAATCATATATGGTTTACAATACAGCAAGCCACGAATGATCGTCGTTAATATCATAAATCTTAGTGAtcttattgttaaaaaaattaaatatagagaattaaattgtaattttttaaagttgGGCAACCGAAATAGAAacgcaaaataataataataataataataataataataataataattcatctaaaaattttatttggaaatttaGTATGACACCCTAATCCAAAGCAATATATACAAGTACAACCTTTTCAAAACtctacaaaaacaaacaaacaaaaataaatagaagatgcacatcattaaattaaaattaaattaaataaataagcacatcaaaatttacaaataaaattaaccaATATGATCACCATCTTCAGGAATACTCTGAAGAGCTGGTCTCCACATCCTTCTCCTCCGGCCACCTTTCAAACAATACTCAACTCTTTTCACTTGTTGTCTTCTCATGCAATGCAACTTTTGTTCCAATGCACAACTGCCACCGCCGGCGGTGGCGCCGCCACcggcaccaccaccaccaccaccactcttGAGCATTTGCCTAAGTTGGTGTCTTGTCATCAAAACCTTCATACGTATGACTCCATTGTTGATCATGATATCATCCTTAACGTGTTCCGCAGGTTCAACTTCCACCATTCTATGGCACTTCATGTTTGTTCTTGTGCTTCTTAGAAGCTCATGGCACTCTCTCTTTATCCTTGACATTGCTCTTGTTATTTTGGTTTCCATCACTTCTTGAGCTTTTTAGGTTTCTTGTTAGGGTTTTATATAGCAAGCCAAACATAAAAGTAGGGGTggctttttattattattatttaaaaaaattatataaggaaaaaaaacatttcttttGACAATCATTGCTTGTGGATTATCACATGATAGTGGGTGGACAATTGCAGATAACAACATTGTTCATCCACTGTTTTTGTATTTAGGTACTATTTACAATAGTATTTAAGTAGATTTTGACTAAGTCCTTTGTGGAAGAACTATTTCACTACCCTCTAGAATTATATGGCAGGTATACTTATTAATTCAATATACTTCCTATAAATCTTCCAGCCGTATGTATACTATATGATGAATTTTTATTGTAATGTCTGATTGAGTTAATAAGattttcaaaattgataaaccaTCATAACTGatacattttcatatttatctATCTCTTGATAAACTTTTATTTAAGAAAGGGGAGGGCATAAGGAGAGGAGAGTGTTTGCCacttattgttaaaaaaaaaaaaacttttgttcatacatgcatgtatatatttagaaatatattatgatttactTTAATATGTGTAATATGAATTAAGGTTGGATTTttagaaaacagaaaaatactTATTTACACTTctgaaaacaatatttatttatgtatttttattgttaaaaattggcttaaaatttttacaaacatACAGTGATATAGATCAAGAAAGAGGAGAGTTTTTGGCACcatgatttatatataattttttgtacttCATAGCTTGAGAAAGATGTATAGATAAATTACAGTGATTTATATTTCAACAATGTtcaatgattttaaaataaagatcctaatattttaaacaaattataattaataaaataaaaaatttctttttactaTTAATTTTCGTCATCTCACACACTCACTCccatcaataaatatatttaattgtttacaatttttccacagtttatattttaatataaatggaggtctctctctctctatatatatctatatatatatatatatatatatatatatatatatatacctccctaaaaacttcaatttcataaagaactcccaatttaattaaaatctttTTCTCTCATTGCAAAATttcacttaattattttaaattatctgcatgatttgaattttttgttaatcCCAATCTATAAAATAAAGTgaagtttttaaaaacccaaaaattttattgagttatatataaaataattaattaattaaattgaaaaggtCAATTGGGAGAATCTATATGTGATTGAAAACAAGCTAATTTTTAGGTGAATGAACATGGGTGGGGCGTGTATGTATGTATTGAGACTAATTTGCAAATCAATCAGTCAATCAATCAATCACTAGAATGAATACTTTAAACTTAGTTAGGTGGTGCACATGGGATGGACCAAACAAATCATATGGGGGAAGGTAGCCAGCCTACTTtctcttattcttttttatgtatttcataTTTGCAAGAGATCATTGTGGTCCTTCCCTTCATTGGCTCAATCTTTTTAACTTCAATACTTTTGTTTgtattgttgtttctttctaAGTTTTTCTagtgattttattgattgttattatttatcattacttgatgaagatgatgttaTAATTCTTTGAAAACCCATGAAATAGAAAGATGGGGATAGAGGAAATgactaaaattatattattgatatatctgattattttttttccatgttcTTTGACTATTGGTATTTTAGAACCTATAGTTGCTAAGTAAATTTGGGCTGGGTTGTAGTCACTAAAAGCTCGTTATGGGGCAAATTTTTCTAACAGGGATTTTCTACATTTATAAAGATTTTAACTTGAATCACTAATTTAAGAAGCTCTTAGCATCTAGCACCTGAATCAATCATCATTGGTatacttgtttatatttttgagaaGTTGTTTTGTAAATTagatttgaaataataaaataatattaaaaaaattataatgtcaAGAAAACACCCACAAAAATATAGTTATTCATATATgattcaattaatttaataaatatccaCAAGTATGgacatataaaaagaaaaagaagttttcaatataaaattttgaggaAACACAATATATTCACAAAATTACTGTGGAGGCATTTTCTTGCATTCTATTTGTGGTAAGTTCAGTTAAACATACAGTTCAAAACATATAAGCAATGCCATTATCAAATTACATTATTTCAGTACTGCTTCGGTCAGCAGATCGAGAAAGATTACCACGCTGCTATGCTAATCCGAAAATATTACCACGCTCTTCGTAGACACTGTCATGATAATTCTgcatggtaatatcacattaccaacttataaatattaccaagaaaagCAGAATCCCATTACCACCAATGCGTGCTCCATTCTTTGATTGCCatgtaatcttataactttatatattttaacaaatagatcactgatgacaaccaaacacttgTAAATGTAATTATTCCTGGTGAATAAAGAAGCTCCAACCAAAACactggttatattaaattaccacaatattct is a window from the Dioscorea cayenensis subsp. rotundata cultivar TDr96_F1 chromosome 2, TDr96_F1_v2_PseudoChromosome.rev07_lg8_w22 25.fasta, whole genome shotgun sequence genome containing:
- the LOC120279506 gene encoding pentatricopeptide repeat-containing protein At2g36730-like — translated: MTQNVNSFTITSGLLHDPFSAARLIAAVAATDLSLAHLTFLHSPTPSAFAFNSLIRAHSSGPSPSVSLLLFRRMLRRRLHPDRFSFPFLFRAAARATTDPNLVFSLHSLALRHGVSLDPFVATSLLHAYASFDAFDSALKVFDEMPLRTIVTWNAVISCCSKSARNLHGLTLFSALLQWRDLRANADTLIAALSCCKGLNTLCHGKSLHALAIRLWLDALVELSTSLVHTYVKCGGLDYAKKVFDEMPERDVSAWTAMIGGMAMHGRGEEAAELFRQMKVSGIEPDSLTFTSVLHACSHCGLVEMGMRIFEEMEERKVVRMEHYGVVVDMLGRAGLMEEAEKFVERMDMEPSREVWGALLNGCLVNGEVEMGKRLERKCVELGLGLGLGKEGGGFMVGVSNVYAREGRWEEVGMVRERMMEKKIRKEKGFSLVERGPMISCRSF